From a single Solenopsis invicta isolate M01_SB chromosome 6, UNIL_Sinv_3.0, whole genome shotgun sequence genomic region:
- the LOC105204003 gene encoding mRNA turnover protein 4 homolog — MPKSKRDKKVSLTKTNRKGLVLKQRIIEDVKKCVEEYNRIFLISVQNTRNTKLLELRAEWKDSKLLFGKLRIIAMGLGISKETEIAENIHKLANAMKNCSMKGQCGLLFTNRSKKQVIEWVNDYEEMEYARSGFVTPETVELPEGPLPQFQHSMEPQLRQLGMPTSLQKGVITLIKPFTVCKSGDTLTPEQAQILKLLNKPLAVFKLLLLGVYTKKHGFKTLKVPNDSEEMDVDNDDT, encoded by the exons ATGCCGAAATCAAAGAGAGACAAAAAAG TTTCCCTCACTAAAACTAATAGAAAGGGTTTGGTCTTGAAACAGCGAATTATCGAAGATGTTAAGAAATGTGTGGAAGAATACAATCGCATATTCTTAATCTCCGTTCAAAATACACGTAACACTAAGCTTCTTGAGTTACGTGCTGAATGGAAAGATAGTAAACTTTTATTTGGAAAACTCAGAATAATTGCAATGGGTCTAGGAATATCCAAGGAAACCGAGATTGCAGAAAACATACATAAGTTAGCTAACGCAATGAAAAATTGCTCAATGAAAGGCCAGTGTGGtttgttatttacaaatagATCAAAGAAACAG GTGATAGAATGGGTAAATGATTATGAAGAAATGGAATACGCCCGTTCTGGATTTGTAACACCTGAAACGGTGGAGTTACCTGAAGGACCTCTGCCACAGTTCCAACATAGCATGGAACCACAATTAAGACAGCTGGGCATGCCTACGTCGCTGCAAAAGGGAGTTATTACCTTGATCAAACCATTTACAGTTTGTAAGTCGGGAGATACACTGACTCCGGAGCAGGCACAAATTctg AAATTGCTGAATAAACCACTGGCAGTTTTTAAGCTGCTACTTTTGGGAGTATACACGAAAAAACATGGTTTTAAGACACTCAAAGTACCAAATGATTCAGAAGAGATGGATGTAGATAACGATGATacgtaa